The Bacteroidia bacterium genome has a segment encoding these proteins:
- a CDS encoding response regulator: protein MVNIKESDINIYLVDDDELLNKILRTKFEQTGDYKIYSFASGEEFIEFINKNPFNKRQIHIAILDYLFKSNANPQGKNGIEILKNIRVINPDIEVIMLSGIDDIDIATHAIKCGAVSFIKKNENSFLRIQNNVKFIISEKRLKLTKSQSFSTRVLFLTLTVIVALLGIYYVLTEFIFN, encoded by the coding sequence ATGGTAAACATAAAAGAATCAGACATTAACATATACCTTGTTGACGATGATGAATTGCTCAATAAGATACTAAGAACGAAATTTGAGCAGACTGGAGATTATAAAATATACTCCTTTGCCAGTGGAGAAGAATTTATTGAATTCATAAATAAAAATCCATTTAACAAAAGACAGATTCATATTGCTATATTGGATTACCTTTTTAAATCCAATGCTAACCCACAAGGAAAGAACGGAATCGAGATTTTAAAAAATATCAGAGTAATTAATCCTGACATTGAAGTAATAATGCTATCCGGCATTGACGATATCGATATTGCTACTCATGCTATTAAATGCGGAGCTGTATCTTTTATCAAAAAAAATGAAAATTCATTTTTAAGAATTCAGAATAATGTAAAATTTATTATTAGCGAAAAAAGACTTAAGCTTACAAAAAGTCAAAGTTTTTCTACTAGAGTTCTTTTTTTAACTTTAACAGTAATTGTAGCTTTATTAGGCATTTATTACGTTTTAACTGAATTTATTTTTAATTAA
- the htpG gene encoding molecular chaperone HtpG: MQKGSIGVSTENIFPIIKKFLYSEHEIFLRELISNAIDATNKLKTLASHGEYKGNVENLRINLSVNKDNNTLTVADNGIGMTAEEVDKYINQIAFSGAGEFLEKYKDNANIIGHFGLGFYSLFMVAKKVELTTLSYKEGSKAVKWSCDGSPEFTLEDTEKTDVGTTIVLYLDDENKEFTEESKINELLTKYCKFLPVEIAFGKEKEWKDGKYEDTNKDHIVNNTRPLWIRKPSELKEEDYNSFYKELYPASFDEPLFNIHMNIDYPFNLTGILYFPKIKNNFEIQKNKIQLYCNQVFVTDQVEGIVPDFLTLLHGVIDSPDIPLNVSRSYLQGDPNVKKISSHISKKVADRLQELFKNQRPEFEKKWDDLKIFIQYGMVSDEKFYERAEKFVLLKNIDDKCFTLEEYEKLVKENQTDKHKNAIYLYATNKEEQYTYIDVAKNKGYDVLFMDGQLDPHFINQLEGKLKNTMFKRVDADTIEKLIEKEEVKKVDLTEDEQMELRHMFLGALPESDRFFVSFEALSENDSPVLITRSEYMRRMKDMSALGGGHGMYGALPDSYSLILNASHPLVTKLTKQKNKDLKQSLQEFSTELNPLKLEKIKLDETIKGKKEEEILSTEKDKKEELSKQIEEIEGKKRTVLEDFGKSNKIVNQLIDLALLSHNLLKGEALNKFVKRSVDLIK, from the coding sequence ATGCAAAAAGGTTCAATTGGTGTATCCACCGAGAATATTTTTCCGATTATAAAGAAATTTCTTTACTCTGAACATGAAATTTTTCTTCGCGAACTAATTTCAAATGCAATAGATGCAACAAATAAGCTTAAAACTTTAGCATCACATGGCGAATACAAAGGCAATGTGGAAAACTTAAGAATTAATTTAAGTGTTAATAAAGATAATAATACTTTAACAGTTGCCGATAATGGTATTGGAATGACAGCTGAAGAAGTTGATAAATATATAAATCAGATTGCATTCTCTGGCGCAGGAGAATTTCTTGAAAAATATAAAGACAATGCTAATATTATAGGGCATTTTGGTTTAGGATTCTATTCTCTTTTTATGGTTGCAAAAAAAGTTGAGTTAACAACTTTATCATATAAAGAGGGATCAAAAGCAGTAAAATGGTCATGTGATGGCTCTCCTGAATTTACTCTTGAAGATACCGAAAAAACTGACGTTGGAACAACTATAGTTCTTTATCTGGATGACGAGAACAAAGAGTTTACTGAAGAATCTAAGATAAATGAACTTTTAACAAAATACTGTAAATTCCTGCCTGTTGAAATAGCATTCGGAAAAGAAAAAGAATGGAAAGACGGTAAATATGAAGATACAAACAAAGATCATATTGTAAACAACACAAGACCATTGTGGATTAGAAAACCATCTGAATTAAAAGAAGAAGATTACAATTCATTTTACAAAGAACTTTACCCAGCTTCTTTTGACGAGCCACTTTTCAATATTCACATGAATATTGACTATCCGTTTAACCTTACAGGTATTTTATATTTTCCAAAAATTAAAAACAATTTCGAAATCCAGAAAAACAAAATACAGCTTTATTGCAATCAGGTATTTGTTACAGATCAGGTTGAAGGTATTGTTCCCGACTTCCTGACATTACTTCATGGTGTAATTGATTCACCGGATATTCCGCTAAATGTTTCAAGAAGCTATTTACAAGGCGATCCTAATGTTAAAAAGATATCATCACATATTTCAAAAAAAGTAGCTGATAGACTTCAGGAATTATTTAAAAATCAACGCCCCGAATTTGAGAAGAAATGGGATGATTTGAAAATATTCATTCAATACGGAATGGTTTCAGATGAAAAATTTTATGAAAGAGCTGAGAAATTTGTACTTCTAAAAAACATTGACGATAAATGTTTTACACTTGAAGAATATGAAAAACTAGTAAAAGAAAACCAAACAGACAAGCATAAAAATGCAATCTATTTATATGCTACAAATAAAGAAGAACAATATACATATATTGATGTAGCAAAAAATAAAGGCTATGATGTTTTGTTTATGGATGGTCAGCTCGACCCACATTTTATAAATCAACTCGAAGGCAAACTTAAAAACACAATGTTTAAGCGCGTTGATGCCGACACAATTGAAAAATTAATTGAGAAAGAAGAAGTTAAAAAAGTTGATTTAACAGAAGACGAACAAATGGAACTTCGTCATATGTTTTTAGGTGCTTTACCTGAAAGTGATCGTTTCTTTGTATCATTCGAAGCACTTTCCGAAAACGATTCTCCTGTTTTAATTACACGCTCAGAATATATGCGAAGAATGAAAGACATGTCAGCATTAGGTGGTGGACATGGCATGTACGGTGCTTTACCTGACAGTTACTCATTAATACTAAATGCAAGTCACCCATTAGTAACAAAGCTCACTAAACAAAAAAATAAAGATTTAAAACAATCTCTGCAGGAATTCTCAACTGAACTTAATCCTCTTAAATTAGAAAAGATAAAATTGGATGAAACCATAAAAGGTAAAAAGGAAGAAGAAATTTTATCAACTGAAAAAGATAAAAAAGAGGAGCTTTCAAAACAAATTGAAGAAATTGAAGGCAAAAAACGAACAGTACTTGAGGATTTTGGAAAAAGTAATAAAATTGTCAATCAGCTAATTGATCTTGCACTCTTATCACATAATTTACTAAAAGGTGAAGCACTAAACAAATTTGTAAAAAGAAGTGTTGATTTAATAAAATAA
- a CDS encoding response regulator transcription factor — protein MNCIIVDDDKMSRKVLEEFVKRTDSLNLINTYSNAVEAINSLKNCQDPIHLIFLDIEMPDMSGIEFLNTLKEVSSQIIIVSAKDKYAITAFEYDVTDYLLKPITYARFYKAVDKAFKRIDDIISIKRPSDQKEDIDEIFIKKNSTLVRLKYDDILYIEALENYVIVNTYTEKFTIHFTMKSIEDKLPVKKFKRVHRSFIVNINRIKGIEDNSIIIKLEEGIKLLPVGKSYKDKLLSEINVIVK, from the coding sequence ATGAACTGTATTATTGTAGATGACGACAAAATGTCGCGAAAAGTTCTTGAAGAATTCGTAAAGCGCACTGATTCACTGAACCTAATTAACACATACTCCAATGCTGTTGAAGCAATTAATTCTTTAAAAAATTGTCAGGATCCTATTCACCTGATTTTTCTTGATATTGAAATGCCTGATATGAGCGGTATCGAATTTTTAAATACACTTAAAGAAGTTTCATCTCAAATAATAATAGTTTCAGCCAAAGACAAATACGCAATCACAGCTTTTGAATATGATGTAACAGATTATTTACTTAAACCTATTACTTACGCTCGTTTTTACAAAGCTGTTGACAAGGCATTTAAACGCATAGATGACATTATCTCAATTAAACGTCCATCAGATCAGAAAGAAGACATTGATGAAATTTTCATTAAAAAGAATTCTACTCTTGTTCGCTTAAAATATGACGATATACTTTATATTGAAGCTCTTGAAAATTACGTAATTGTAAACACATATACCGAAAAATTCACAATTCATTTTACAATGAAGTCAATTGAAGATAAATTACCTGTAAAGAAATTTAAAAGGGTACATCGTTCATTCATTGTAAATATTAATAGAATTAAGGGAATTGAAGATAATTCTATCATTATTAAACTCGAAGAAGGAATTAAACTATTACCCGTAGGAAAATCATATAAAGATAAATTACTTAGCGAAATTAATGTGATTGTTAAGTAG
- a CDS encoding aspartate aminotransferase family protein, with protein sequence MQALKELFFKHIAQTSDSPILLEIERAEGVYLYDNTGKSYIDLISGISVNSIGHSHPQIIKAATEQINKNLHLMVYGEYIQHPQVILATKLAELTKYKLDSVYFVNSGSEAVEAALKLAKRYTDKKEIIACENAYHGSTHAALSLISHKEYTKKFEPLLDGIDFIRFNHPEDAEKITKKTACVIIEPVQGEAGYIPATPEFLTAIKEACNKTGALLIFDEVQTGMGRTGSFFAYEQYRIIPDIIVLAKAFGGGMPLGAFIAPKEIIQCLSNNPALGHITTFGGHPVSCATSLAAINIIEEEKLISQIAEKEKIFRQLLKHNRIIEVRGKGLMLAIQLDNFNTVKKCISYCLEKGVIIDWFLFCDSAIRISPPLVISKAEIEFSCKTIIESLTF encoded by the coding sequence ATGCAGGCATTAAAAGAATTATTTTTTAAACATATTGCACAAACTTCCGATAGCCCAATATTATTAGAAATTGAACGCGCTGAAGGAGTTTATCTTTATGACAATACAGGGAAATCATACATCGATTTAATCTCAGGAATTTCGGTAAACAGTATCGGGCATTCTCATCCCCAAATAATAAAGGCAGCCACTGAACAAATAAATAAAAACTTGCACCTAATGGTGTATGGCGAGTATATCCAGCACCCTCAGGTAATTTTAGCAACAAAACTTGCAGAGCTTACAAAATATAAACTTGATTCTGTTTACTTTGTAAATTCTGGAAGCGAAGCCGTTGAAGCAGCATTAAAACTGGCAAAAAGATATACTGACAAAAAAGAAATAATCGCTTGCGAAAATGCATATCATGGCAGTACTCATGCTGCATTAAGTCTTATCAGTCACAAAGAATACACAAAAAAATTTGAACCGTTATTAGATGGAATAGATTTTATCAGATTTAACCATCCCGAAGATGCTGAAAAAATAACTAAAAAAACTGCTTGTGTAATAATTGAACCCGTGCAAGGCGAAGCAGGTTATATACCTGCAACACCTGAGTTTTTAACAGCAATTAAAGAAGCATGTAACAAAACCGGAGCTTTATTAATTTTTGATGAAGTTCAGACAGGAATGGGAAGAACAGGTAGTTTTTTTGCTTACGAACAATACAGAATAATTCCCGACATCATTGTTTTGGCAAAAGCATTTGGTGGCGGCATGCCACTGGGTGCATTTATAGCTCCAAAGGAAATTATACAATGCCTTAGTAATAATCCTGCACTGGGACATATTACAACTTTTGGCGGACATCCTGTTAGTTGCGCAACTTCATTGGCTGCAATAAATATTATTGAAGAAGAAAAACTAATCAGCCAGATTGCAGAAAAAGAAAAAATCTTCCGACAACTGTTAAAACATAACAGAATTATAGAAGTTCGTGGTAAAGGTTTAATGCTTGCAATTCAACTCGACAACTTTAACACAGTAAAAAAATGTATTAGTTATTGCTTAGAAAAAGGAGTAATAATTGATTGGTTTTTATTTTGCGATTCTGCAATAAGAATATCTCCTCCTCTTGTAATTTCAAAAGCAGAAATTGAGTTTAGCTGTAAAACTATAATTGAATCACTAACATTTTAA